From the genome of Gemmatimonadota bacterium:
CGTATTCGCGGACTTCATGGCCCGCCTGGTCCGATTCGACCTGGAACGGATCTTCGAACACCTCTTCGTCACCGGACTCTTCGCGTGGATCGCGACTGGATACCTTCGAAGCTTCCTCGGGAGGTCTCCTCTGGCCGAGGTCGGCCGGTTGGTGAGCTGGCGGCCCTCCTTGGGCGCGGGCGAGACCGCGACGGCGCTCGCACTTCTCGATCTCCTCTTCCTCGTCTTCGTGGCCGTGCAGCTCCGCACCTTCTTCGGCGGCGCCGCCTTCGTCGAGGCTACGCCCGGGCTCAGCTTCGCCGAATACGCGCGCGAAGGTTTCTTCGAGCTCGTGGCCGTGGGGGCCATCGTGATCCCCTTCCTTCTGGCGGCCGACCAGATGATGCGGCGCGACTCCTCGAGGGACGAGCGGGTCTTCCGCGCCCTCGCCGGCCTTCAAGTCCTCCTCCTCGCCGCCGTGATGGCGTCCGCCATCCAGAGGCTCCGACTCTACCTCGCCGAGTACGGCCTCACGGAGGCGCGTTTCTTCGCCGCAGCTTTCCTGGGATGGCTCGCCCTCTTGCTCGTCTGGTTCACAGCCACCGTGCTCCGAGGGCGACGCAGGCCCTTCGCCTTCGGTGCGCTTCTCATGGGTTTCGGCTGGATCGCGGCACTGATTCTGACGAATCCGGATGCCGCGATCGTCCGCGCGAACGTGGCCAGGGAAGGCACCGGTGTGGAGTTCGACGCGGCATACGTCACACGGTTGAGCGCGGACGCCGTTCCGACCCTCGTCGCCTCGCTTCCGGCTCTCACTCCGGTGGCGCACTGTCGGGTCGCCCGGTCTCTTCTCGACCGATGGGGGACGCCCCCGATGGGGGACTGGAGAAGCTGGAGCCTCTCGGCCTGGAGAGCTCGGGTGGTGGTTGCGCGGGAGCGGGTGGCACTCACCGCCGCCCTGGGGGAAATGGACGACTGCCCCGACGGCACGACTTAGGAGGGCCGCGCCGGTCTTTCCCGCGGCGCTTCTCTCTTGCCGGTGCGGGGTCCACCCGGGTACGATCCTCGTCGTCCCGCCGTCCTCAGGATTCCCCCTTCTCTCCCGCGGAAGGCGCC
Proteins encoded in this window:
- a CDS encoding DUF4173 domain-containing protein produces the protein MTQVVIPKRPLILGGLLLGVIADVLLRAPGAPGLNLALWALALGGATGLLHRRKTGAPYPEATILVAGGVLLAATIAWRDSEALKLLALAGSATAFALPAYRAGASWVRRTHVFEYGGAIAAAMASSAFGCLFLAFDGPDDSRAAPAAGVGWWRRLGPVLRGAALALPVLLVVGALFAAADPVFADFMARLVRFDLERIFEHLFVTGLFAWIATGYLRSFLGRSPLAEVGRLVSWRPSLGAGETATALALLDLLFLVFVAVQLRTFFGGAAFVEATPGLSFAEYAREGFFELVAVGAIVIPFLLAADQMMRRDSSRDERVFRALAGLQVLLLAAVMASAIQRLRLYLAEYGLTEARFFAAAFLGWLALLLVWFTATVLRGRRRPFAFGALLMGFGWIAALILTNPDAAIVRANVAREGTGVEFDAAYVTRLSADAVPTLVASLPALTPVAHCRVARSLLDRWGTPPMGDWRSWSLSAWRARVVVARERVALTAALGEMDDCPDGTT